In Aulosira sp. FACHB-615, the genomic window CTAAAATCTAAAATTGGCACAGTTAATTAACAGGGTTTATAAAAAAGCTACGTATTTATTTCAAATCTTTTCTCAAGATAGCGGATTTCAAGGAAAAAAATTTGGAGATATTTATTACCAGCTGGAAAATTAGGTAATAACTCTGGGGAGGGAATATGATCGGTAAGCTACTGGATAATCGTTACCAAGTAATTCAAGTGCTGGCTAAGGGAGGGTTTGGTCAAACCTACATCGCCCAAGATACAAGACGGCCAGGAAACCCTATCTGCGTTGTCAAGCACCTCAAGCCTACCAGTTCTGACCCCAAAATTTTTGAAACTGCCAAACGCCTGTTCCAAAACGAAGCGGAAACTTTGGAACGTTTGGGATATCATGACCAAGTTCCCCGGCTGCTGGCTTACTTTGACGAAAATCAAGAATTCTTTTTAGTTCAAGAATATATCGAAGGACATCCCTTAACTGATGAACTCATTTCTGGTCAACGCTGGAATGAAAATCAAGTTTTGCAAATGTTACAGGAAGTTTTAGGGATTTTAGAGTTTGTCCATCAGCAAGGTGTGATTCACCGCGATATCAAACCAGATAATATTATTCGCCGTTCTTCAGATCATAAATTAGTTTTAGTAGATTTTGGCGCAGTTAAACAGTTAAGTTCCTCAATGGTGACGGTGGGTGGACAAACTACGGCCACTGTCGTTATTGGGACTCCTGGCTATATGCCCACTGAACAAGGACAAGGTAAACCCCGCCCCAATAGTGATATCTATGCTTTAGGGATGATTGCCATTCAAGCAATTACAGGTGTACCAACTTCTGAGTTACAAGAAGACCCAGATACAGGCGAGATTCGCTGGCAACATTTGGCCCCTGTTAGCTATCGTTTGGCATCTATCTTAACAAAGATGGTGCATTATCACTTTAAAGACCGTTACCAAACAGCCACCGAAGCACTGCAAGCTTGTGTGACTCTGATGAGTCCTGTGTTAACACCAGCTGCACCACCAGAACCGTCGCTAAATCATGCTTACTCTGGGGCGAAACCTGCTGCGTCTTTTCAACCAACTCTCGCACTCGCGCCAGCAAATCCTGGTGTTAGCAAACCTACCCGCAGAACTTCTAGTAAATCTGATCCCCTACCATTATTAATTGGGATACTTTTAGCTGGTAGTGCGGCGGCTTTGGTGGCGAATGTCTATCCGAATGTGAAGAATTTTACCGCTAATTTTACAGGTCAAAATGCCACTGCGGGGAATAAGTGCTTGGCAATGGTGACAGGTAATTCTAATATTCGTTCGGAACCGAGTTCGATTAATTCTGATAATGTTCTCAAAACCATTGGTGAGGACACAGCTTTTGAGGTGACTGGACTGCGGACAAAACGCAATTGGATACAAGTGAAATTAAACTCTGGGCGTTTGGCTTGGGCTTATGCAGATGTGATCTCGAACAATGATGAATGGCTGGGTTGTTTGCGGGATAAAGGTATTGCAATTAAGACTGTTGATGATAGCACGCTAATTGCTGCTAGACCTCTTCCCAAACCAAAGGCGGTTAAAACAACGACTCCACCAGAGACAGCAAATACTGAGGGGGAAAAATCAGAACCAGCAAAAGCTAATGAAAATAGCGACCAGGTTGTGGAACAAGCGAAGAAAAAATATGAGTCAGGAGATTTAGTTGGTGCGATCGCATTATTAAAGTCAATTCCTGCCAATGCTTCTGCTAGTATTCAAGAAACAGGTAAAATCATTAGCCAATGGCAGCAAGATTGGTCTAAGGCTGATGCTCTATTTAATGACATCAACAAAGCAATTGACGATGGTAATTGGGACAAGGTTTTAGATTACAAAAATCATCCCGAAAAGTTACCCGATACCGAATACTGGCGTAATAAAATCGAACCTTTATTTCAACAAGCAGCCGACAATATCGGTAAACAAGCTTTTCCGCCCCAAGAAAAGCAAGATCATCAAAAAACTCCCAAAACAGAGAAACAATAGCGGTTAGGGGCTAGAGAAGAAAGTTTTGTATGAGGGAATATTCTTAGGATGTACGCATAAAAATGATAAATCAAGGGTTGGGGAGAGGGTTAAGGGGTGTAGGGATATGTATCTAAAACCCTTACACCCCAAACCCTTTCACCCAGTCTCAACAGAGAATCTTTGTATGTAAGTCCTGTTAATCTTCTTCTGCGCCAATGTCTTCTTCAGTGTCGTCAGGGTCTAGCGATCGCTCATACTGGAGTTTATTCAACAGCGATAATACCTTAGTACCACGTTCAATAGAACGGTCTTCGATAAAAATTACCTCTGGGGTGCGACGTAGCCTGACTCTAGCGCCAAGTTCACTACGTACATAACCAGTGGCTGACTTTAAACCTGCCATTGTCTCGGCTTTGGCTTCTTCCGTACCATAAATACTGACGTAGATTTTGGCGTGCTGCAAATCGCCAGAAACGTCTACATCAGTTACACTGACCATACCTGTACCCACACGGTCGTCTTTAATGCCGTTGAGTAACATTTGGCTAACTTCCCGTTTGATTAATTCAGCAACACGAGAAATGCGGCGATTTGTAGCCATAAAATCTTTGCCTGTTCACAGAGGTTATAAATAAAGTGCTGAGTGCTTTACACTGAGCGACTTGTACCGAGCGAAGTCGAGGTAAGTCGAGGTGTGAGTGCTGAGTGCTGAGTAACATCAACAACAACAGCCACCCATCGTTCCCAGTCTAAACCGCACTCAAACCCAGCATAGCGCGGAGGGTGAGTGTCAAGAAAGCCAGACCGCCCAGTAATAAGCCGACAACAGCAACTAAGGTGACTGGACGTTTTAACAAGGGCAATAATGGCTCGAATGTGTTCACCAGAAGCCCAACGAGGATTGTAATTAAGTAGCGGGGGTAGCGAAGAACGTTATCCCAAAATCCGTCAAACATGGAAATCTAAACTGCCTTGTTATGAACTGACGTTTGTTTTGATATGCTTTATCTACCTAATTGTAATCTATGCGGATGAAAATTACTCACTTAATATAGAATATGCTGCATTAGCGATATTTTGTTATATTTACTAGCTTAAATTAGTGAACTTATCAGTCAATGGTTATTCAAATGCTTCCAGAAATTTGCCCACGTCCTTTTTTAAAATGGGCAGGGGGTAAAAGTCGGTTAATTCAACAATATATTAATTATTTTCCGAAGTTTTATCAGACTTACTATGAACCCTTTTTAGGTGGTGGTGCGGTTTTTTTTCATTTACAACCAACCACAGCAATCTTAACAGATATTAACGCTGAACTCATTACTACTTATCGCTGCGTCCGGGATCAAGTAGAAGATTTAATTAGCTTATTACAAGCACATAAAGCTAAACATAGTCGAGATTATTATTACAGTGTCCGCTCCCATACAAGTAATAATGATTTAGAAACAGCAGCACGATTAATTTATCTCAATAAAACTTGTTATAACGGTTTATATCGGGTTAATTCTCAAGGTAAATTTAATGTGCCTTTAGGTAGCTATAAAAATCCGAGTATTTGTCAGGAGGATTTACTCAGAGCCGCATCTCAAGCTCTGAAATCATCGGAAATCAGGCAAGCAGATTTTATTAATGTGTTGAATTATGCTAATAGTAGCGATGATTTTGTATTTTGTGATCCGCCTTATCATCCTATTAGCAATACTAGTTATTTTACTGGTTATAATGGCAATTCTTTTGGCGAACAAGACCAAATTCGGTTGCGAAATGTTTGTGCTGAATTAGCAAATCGGGGTGTTAAGGTGATGGTTTGTAATTCCGATTGCGAATTTATCAGAAAAATCTACACAGAAATTAGTTTTAATATTTATGATATCTCTGCATCTCGCTCGATTAATTCTAATACTAAAAAACGAGGAATTATCAGCGAATTATTAATTACTTCTTATTAAAAATTTTTGTTAGCCCAAGCAATAAACCTATCTAAACTGTAAACTCCGAGTAAGTTATGATTTAGGTTCACTTGCTGTCTGAGCCATTGAATTGCACCTTCGCGCATACCTTCACCACCAATCACCACAATTGTTGGGGCTGGATAATATTCTTGAATGTTCATACTCAAATACGGAAACTTTTCATCTACAGAACCGCCACTTTCTTGCCATTTACATTCAATAATTAATCCAGTGGGTGTGATGGGTAAGCCAACAACAAAAAAATCTACTTTTAACAAAGTATTATAAAGACCTGCGCCGATATAAACTTGTTTAGCGTAGCGTTTCGGTAATAAATGAGCAGTTAAAAGATATTCTTTGGTGACATGATTGCCGATTTGGAAATAATTATGTCCGGTTAATATTGCGTCTACATTACTTTCTAAAATGCGCCCTGCCTGATTTGCCCGTTTGCCTTGAGTCATAGTCATTCTCAAGTCCTCCGTCAATTTTCTATATATTCTAGAATTTCATGGAAGCAGGGACATATAGACAGTTACTTAATATGAATTTTCAAAGGGGAAAAAAGTAGGATATTTTTGGTACTTGTGTACTAAAAAAGTAGTGAAAAATGGTTGAGGTTCAGAGTAGTTAACCGCCGATACACGCAGATAAATTTGGGTGAAGAAAACTTCTATGTTCTGTGTGTTGACTTCAGCGATACTCTGCATTGAAACTCAACCAGTTTGAACTTCGCTATTACCGTTACGGATAGACCAAGCAATTTCTAGGAGATGAGTCCAACGTTTTTGCAATTGTTTGGGAGTACATTTTAAGGCTTTAGCGATCGCTTGATCACTATGTCTGGCTGCTTTTAATTGCAAAATTTGTTGCTGTTGGGGGGAAAGTACTTGAATAAAAGTTTCCCACTGTTGGGAAGACAAGCCTAATTTTTGTTCTAAACCTGCACCTAACCATTGATGAACCAATTGCCATTGGTGCTGCTTGGCGAACTTTTCAACATGATATTTAAAGCGTTGTTGCAGATAATCACGCTGGCGGCTAGTTAAACCGAGAATTTGGTCAATTTCGGGCGCAGACAGGTCTTGCAGCTTCAAGCTGAGGTAATCGATACAGTCAGATTGACCTTGAGATTCTAAATATTTTACTAATTCTGAGATGACGCGATCGCGTTCTGATTCTTCCGACAAATCACCATGACCTTGAGCAATCATTTTAGAGCGGATTTGCTGCACTGCTGGATTACGTTGGTAAGATTCAGCATCTTCACCCTTCGCTGACTCCACTGCCATTTCAATATCTACAGGAGTTTCTTGGGGTTGACGACGGGCAAAACCTTGAGCGCGTAAGATAATTAACTGTTGATTATTGCCACCAGGTAAATTAATCCGGCGTTTGGCATACTGTTCTGTAAATGCCATATATTCCGCTAATTGCAGCTGAGTGCGTGGTTGATAATCTTCAGCCAATTCGTTTTCCCGGCGGAAAGCTTTAATCGCCTCAATATAAAAAGCTTGGAGGAAATCTTCTATTAAATTGTAACGTGCATCAAAACCGTATTCTGAACCTGATGGCATAACATGACGGTAAACCATCGCACCTAAACTACTGTGTAACTCTACCCGTCCCCGCCGAGAACCAAGTTGGTAGTAGTGCAGACACTTGTGCAGACGGTGTTTTGCTAAAGTTAGCTGCCAAGATTGAACTTGTCCAGATGTTTGGATACGGGAACTTTTATCACAAATTCTTCTGACTTCTTTGGCTATGCGTTGCGCTACAGCTTTTACACATCCAGAACTTGCCTTGACTTGCGCCTGTATTTCCTGACACAGCAATTGTATTAAAGTATCTGCCTCTGAGAATTCTTCAATAGCAACATTGCTAACAACAAAATTGGGTGTGGAGGTTGGTAGATTTACAAGGTTAGCTTTCATGAATTTTCCTAGGGTAGGGTATAGCACCGTAACTACAACGCAAAGATAGCATCTGAAAACGTTCTTGTCTGGAAAGTTATTAAGTATTCATCCATACAAGATTCATTGCCAGCACTGCTTATGTATATGACTGTAGGAAATTTAAAAAAGTTACAGTGAAAGTAATGTGTCGCTTTTTGACACCGTAACCAAATTGCAGACAACACAAATATAAGCATCGCGTCCACAATTGGTGCAAATCCTTGCTAGATATACTTTTACTCCTATCCTGACTACCCACTCCCAGCCATGACTTAGTATGACAATCCCCAAACTGGAGCGTTTTTAACCGAGGTTTGCGAAACGGCAGGTTCAGTTTGTGAAGTATGTTTCTTAAACCCAAGCTGCTACTGCTTCCCAACCTAACCCCCGTCTCGTAATCATTGGTTCGTCTCCTGTCAAGTCCAAAATTGTCGATACTTGATATGTTGGTTCTTCACCCGTGTCTACAATTACATCCACTAAGTTATCCAGATAATCAAATAACTCTACCCGTGATAGCTGCGGTTCACCTTCTGAGCTAAATTTCCCATTATCCGCCTCATGACTTGGCAAATGTGCCGAAGTGGAAATAATCGGGTTTTCTAACGCTTCTAGCAAAGCCAGACATACAGTATGATTCGGTACGCGAATCCCAGTTGTTTTCCGCTTAGGATTTTGTACCAGTCGCGGTACTAACTTAGTGGCGGGGAGCAGAAATGTGTAAGGGCCGGGAATCAGCCGCTTCATCAATCTATAAGCTGTATCGCTGACAAACGCATAAGTCGCTACATTTGACAATGAAGGACACAAAAATGTTAATGGTTTATCATTCGCTAACTGCTTGATTTTCCTCACTCTTTCCACCGCCGACTTGGCATTTAAATCACAACCGATCGCATAGACCGTATCAGTAGGGTAAAGCATGACCGCCCCATTTGAGAGCGCAGACTTTATCTCTTCTATTCGGCGGCTTTGGGGATTATCCGGATGCACTGTGAAAATTTTTGCCATAGAAACACGGTGATTTGAAAAAGGGGACGAGAGACATAAGGAAGACAAGGAAGCAGGGGGATAATAACTAATGACAAGTGACTATTGACTAACCCCTATGAGTAAAATAGCTTATCTTCAATGTCCAACGGGAATTTCTGGTGATATGTGCCTGGGAGCCTTAGTCAGTCTGGGTGTTCCTGTAGAGTATTTGGTGACAAAATTAAATGATTTAGGAATTGCTCAGGAGTACCATTTACGGGCGGAACTTGTCCAAAAAAATGGTCAACAGGCAACGAAGGTTCATGTGGATTTAGTCGAGGATGATCATGATCATCATCACCACGAACATCATCACCATCATGGCCGCCATCTGCCAGAAATTGAGCTTATGATTCGTCAGGCAAAGCTACCAACACGGGCGGAAGCTTGGAGTTTAGCAGTATTCCAACAATTAGCAGTAGCAGAGGGGGCAGTGCATGGAGTTGCGCCAGAAAAAGTCCACTTCCATGAAGTCGGTGCCGTGGATGCAATTGTAGATATTGTTGGCACTTGTTTGGGTTTAGATTGGTTGGGCATTGATAGCGATCGCTCAGGATTCCCCTTACTTTACTGTGCGGCATTGCCAACAGGTGGAGGTACGGTGCGGGCTGCACATGGTCAAATGGCGGTACCAGTGCCAGCAGTGTTGAAATTATGGGAAATGAGAAGTTGCCCGGTTTACAGTAACGGCATTGAAAAGGAACTGGTAACACCAACAGGAGCTGCGATCGCTACCACATTAGTCAGAGAATTTGGTAATCCGCCATCGATGACACTCAAACAAGTGGGATTGGGAGCGGGAACTATCAATCTTCCTATTCCCAATATACTACGCCTGTGGCTGGGTGAAAGCACCAGCCTTCAGGCAGATGTCCGCAATTTTCAAGAAATCAGCCCGATTTTAGAACCCATCTCCGTACTCGAAACTCAAATTGATGACTTAAGTCCCCAAGCAATTGGCTATGTGTTTGAAGCCTTATTTGCCGCAGGTGCAGTGGATGTCTTCACCCAACCCATAGGTATGAAAAAATCCCGTCCTGGTATCTTATTAACAGTTATCTGTCATCAAGATAATTTAACCCAATGTGAAGCAGTTTTATTCCGTGAAACCAGCACTTTAGGTATTCGCCGCACCACCCAACAACGCGCCATCCTCCAACGGGAAATTCAACAAATAGAAACAAAATATGGCAAAGTACGTGTCAAAGTCGCATGGCAAGGAACATCGCCAGATAAATCAATCACCAATGTACAGCCAGAATATGAAGACTGCGCCGAATTAGCCAGACAACACAATCTGCCTTGGCGAGAAGTTCACAGAGTTGCCCTGCAACATTGGTATTCGTAAAATAATTTATGAAATTCTCTTTCTTTTCCTTCTTTGTGTCCTTTGCGTCCTTTGCGGTTCGTTAAAAAGAATATCTTTTCACAACTCATTTAGGATTGCTATAGGATTGCTATATACTAATAATAATAAAGGAGTTAGAAAAAATTATTCTAACTCCTCTCTTTTTTATTCCCTACGGTAAATTAACTAAATTCTAGTCAATATTTCTCAATGTCCGGTTGACTGTATCACCAGCATCTTCGCCTGCGCGTTGAGCATTTTTTGTTAAGTCTTGAGCCGCATCACTGGTGTTTTCTTTGATATTTTCTAAACCACGTTTTGTTCCCTTCGCTACACCTTCTGCTGTTCCTTGAACAGAACTACCAATATCTTCACCTAAGTTTTTCACTCTTTCTGGGAAAGGTGTACCTTGGCGATAATTACGAGCATATTGTTCTGCGCTATCAATGCCTTTTTCGTTAATATTTCTTTCGGCATTACGGCTTAAATCTTCGGCTCGATTTTTAGCGGCTTTTTCAAAATTTTTCGCTCTCGGATCTACATCACTAAAGTTATTCATCCCACCTTCAGGAGAATTGAGGTTATAAGATTTTGTGGGGTCATAACGCTCAGTATTAGGTGATTGGGCGCTGGGTTGTGGTGGTTGACCTGCAATACTAGGTCGGTTACAAGCTTGTGTCAAAATCAGAAACACACCTGCTAAGAAAACACTTAACACTTTCAAAGGGCGAATATTCTTGAACCAATTAATGACTCTGTTCATAGTTTTACTCCTGTTTCAATTTGGTATCAGTTAAAAATTTATGGAAGTTTCCCACACTAGAACAAAAATTCTATCTGCCGACTGCCGGATTTTTTTGTAATTCTGGTCTAGCACTTGCTTCATCAGCTTTTTCTTTAACAAAGCTGCTGGCATCTTGAAATTGTTCTTTTACAGTTTCCAGCCGTTCTTGCACACGACTTCCTAAATCTGGTTCATTTTGAATTAAATTTCCAGGTTCAGGTTTTTGAAAGTTTTTCTTGGTAATTATTGGTAATTCTTTTTCTTTTTCAACTCTGCCTTGCGGAGTTTCTGCACCAGGGTAGAGGATTTCTGATTCTGGATTTGTCGCAATTAATAAACTAGAAGGTAAATAAGCGTTATTGCTTAAATTTCTAGTATATTTATCTCCACCATTTTTATAAGGATTGTTTGCACCACCAGCTTGTACAGCAGGATTTTGAGGATTTACACCTGTAACATCTCCACTACTACAAGCAGTGCTAACTATCAAAATCATACCTGCCAAAAATACTGTTATAACTTGGCGTAGTCTGAGGTTTTTCCATAACGCCGTTAAATTTTTCATCATTGCCTCCTTGCAACTATGAACAAGTTTATTTGCTGGTTTAATAGTTAATTAAGCAAGTTAAATTCTTGTTTTAGTTGACTTTTGTTTGACCAACAATTTCCCATATTAATTAGTAAATATTAATCAAACATCTGGCTTAAGTCGCATTATATTCAATGATTATGTAATAATTACATCTGACTGTAGAGAGATAAGACTTAGCTAAAGTGATGAAGCAATTTTTACGCTGGTTGATTTTGGGTGGGACACTATTTTTTGTTGCCAAAGCCTTAAAGGATAATTGGGTAGGAGTAACAACTATCAGAATTGATGCAGCAGGATGGGCAATTTTAGCGATCGCCACTGGGGTAACTTTATTAGCACATACGTGGGCTGGCTGGATTTGGACTTGGGTTTTGCGCGATTTAAATCAACCCGTACCATCGATTCCATTTATTCAAGCCTATTTAAAAACTAATATCGCCAAATATCTTCCGGGTAATGTTTGGCATTATTATGGGCGGATTATGGCTGCGAAAAATGCCAATGTTTCTGGAGGGGTAGCAACCATTAGTGTCTTATTAGAACCATTACTTATGGCCGCAGCCGCTTTAATAATTGTGGTTTTATTTGGCAGTCAGTTGGCTGTGACTCAAACTAATTTAGCTCTCAAAATATTACAATTTGTGATTTTAGTTGTGATACTTTGTGGCATACATCCTTGGTTTTTAAACCCAGTAATTCGCTTTTTATACAGATTAAAAAATAAAAAATCACCTAATAGAAATCAGCCACAAGTAACTATCAATCTTGAACGTTATCCCTTTCGCCCTTTGTTAGGAGAAGTTGGATTTTTAGGACTGCGTAGTTTAGGGTTTATTTTGACTATGTTGGCAATTTACCCCATAAATCTTAGCCAATTTCCTTTATTATTCGGGGGTTTTAGTATTGCTTGGCTGCTAGGGCTAGTAGTTCCCGGTGCGCCAGGGGGGATAGGTGTATTTGAAGCTACAGCGATCGCACTTTTGCAGAATCGTTTTCCCTCGGCGGTCGTGATTAGTGCGATCGCTTTATATCGTCTCATCAGCATCTTAGCGGAGACATCCGGTGCGGCTTTAGCTTGGCTAGACGAACGTTTAGTCAAAACCAATAACTAAAATAGTATAGGAATCCGGTTTGATTTCTGAATTTATTTGTGTAGGTAGGCAATAGGGAATGGGGAATCGGGAGTAGGAAAGAAGCCTGATCTGAGTGTACTGATTTTTTTCCAAAATCAAATATTAGTCCTATATGAATATTAAATCTCAGTTTGAATTTCAATCAGTTTTTGTCGAGAAGAGAAACCTGATTTAATACTGACATAAGACTTCGGCACATCAAATTTATCAGCTAAAACCTTAATTAATTCTTCATTCGCCTTCCCATCAATCGGCGGCGATTTTAAATATACAGTTAAACTTCCATCTGCTTGTTCTTCGACTTTTTGTTGTTTAGAATTAGGTTTGACTTTTACTCTTTTTTGCATTGCCTATTTTCCTAGCCACAGCCAACATAAAATGCAACCAAATATATCATAAGCAAAATATCCAATTTTCAAGAGAGTATATTTCTCTTTTTCCCACTACCTCTGACTTGAAAGAGGGTGTACGGGTGTAAGGGTATGGGGGTGTAGGGGAAGGATATCTTTTTAGTTAGCAGTCCCTAAATAAAAAGCCCATCGCTGTGACGATGAGCAAGAAAAAGATGATGAATATTTTTGAGTTACGATTGTGACGCATTTTCTACAAATTAGAAACTCAACAAAATTTTACCCGTCATAACTTGAATCTCAAATAAAGTTATGGATATCTTTTACTACCAGCCCCTACTACACCAATTTTATGACGATAGGAAAGTTCTGCACCAAACCACCCAGAAACACTAGTCAGAGTTCCCACCACCAGAGATATTAATAATCCCCAAGGTAAAATCCGGGCTTCTGCGTCACCCCAACGCAAAATAAAGTTCAACAGCGTTAAAACAAGGATAGAAACATTCAATATCAGGTGCGCCCAACCAGCCGTGCGTTTACGGACTCGCTCAATTTTCAAAAAGTCGCTTAACCCGATCGCAGCTGCAATTAAACCTCCAACCAATCCGAGTCCAATCAACCACAAAGAAGCCCGCGCCCAGAAATAATCACGAGTTAACCAATAGCCAAAATCGCTTCCTAAAGCTGCTGCTAAAAAGGCTATCGGGAAAATTACGCTTAAAGGGTGTAAAGGATGTCCGGCGATCGCAACTGTGCTAGGTACGCCAGTATCACGATACTCTCGATCATCACTCTCAATCATCGGTGGAATATTGGGAAAAGGACTAGAAGCCGATGTTGTGTCTGAAGTTTCCATAGTTTCCATAAATAATGATCCTTTGTTTAAGCAGAGGGAATTTGTTCTACATAAGCTTCTGCTTGCAGCGTTAATTTACTTGGTTCTACTTTTATTTGCTTAACTCGCAAGCTCATACCTTCTAAATCAAAATTAGATAAATTGAGAATTTCGCTAGTTTGCTCAATCAAAGCTTTTGTTAATTCTGGTGAGATTTCTTCACCTCCGCCATACTCGACATTTTCTAACGATACAGT contains:
- a CDS encoding serine/threonine protein kinase, yielding MIGKLLDNRYQVIQVLAKGGFGQTYIAQDTRRPGNPICVVKHLKPTSSDPKIFETAKRLFQNEAETLERLGYHDQVPRLLAYFDENQEFFLVQEYIEGHPLTDELISGQRWNENQVLQMLQEVLGILEFVHQQGVIHRDIKPDNIIRRSSDHKLVLVDFGAVKQLSSSMVTVGGQTTATVVIGTPGYMPTEQGQGKPRPNSDIYALGMIAIQAITGVPTSELQEDPDTGEIRWQHLAPVSYRLASILTKMVHYHFKDRYQTATEALQACVTLMSPVLTPAAPPEPSLNHAYSGAKPAASFQPTLALAPANPGVSKPTRRTSSKSDPLPLLIGILLAGSAAALVANVYPNVKNFTANFTGQNATAGNKCLAMVTGNSNIRSEPSSINSDNVLKTIGEDTAFEVTGLRTKRNWIQVKLNSGRLAWAYADVISNNDEWLGCLRDKGIAIKTVDDSTLIAARPLPKPKAVKTTTPPETANTEGEKSEPAKANENSDQVVEQAKKKYESGDLVGAIALLKSIPANASASIQETGKIISQWQQDWSKADALFNDINKAIDDGNWDKVLDYKNHPEKLPDTEYWRNKIEPLFQQAADNIGKQAFPPQEKQDHQKTPKTEKQ
- the rbfA gene encoding 30S ribosome-binding factor RbfA; its protein translation is MATNRRISRVAELIKREVSQMLLNGIKDDRVGTGMVSVTDVDVSGDLQHAKIYVSIYGTEEAKAETMAGLKSATGYVRSELGARVRLRRTPEVIFIEDRSIERGTKVLSLLNKLQYERSLDPDDTEEDIGAEED
- a CDS encoding DUF751 family protein; this encodes MFDGFWDNVLRYPRYLITILVGLLVNTFEPLLPLLKRPVTLVAVVGLLLGGLAFLTLTLRAMLGLSAV
- a CDS encoding DNA adenine methylase, with product MVIQMLPEICPRPFLKWAGGKSRLIQQYINYFPKFYQTYYEPFLGGGAVFFHLQPTTAILTDINAELITTYRCVRDQVEDLISLLQAHKAKHSRDYYYSVRSHTSNNDLETAARLIYLNKTCYNGLYRVNSQGKFNVPLGSYKNPSICQEDLLRAASQALKSSEIRQADFINVLNYANSSDDFVFCDPPYHPISNTSYFTGYNGNSFGEQDQIRLRNVCAELANRGVKVMVCNSDCEFIRKIYTEISFNIYDISASRSINSNTKKRGIISELLITSY
- a CDS encoding PD-(D/E)XK nuclease superfamily protein, giving the protein MTMTQGKRANQAGRILESNVDAILTGHNYFQIGNHVTKEYLLTAHLLPKRYAKQVYIGAGLYNTLLKVDFFVVGLPITPTGLIIECKWQESGGSVDEKFPYLSMNIQEYYPAPTIVVIGGEGMREGAIQWLRQQVNLNHNLLGVYSLDRFIAWANKNF
- a CDS encoding HetZ-related protein, with the protein product MKANLVNLPTSTPNFVVSNVAIEEFSEADTLIQLLCQEIQAQVKASSGCVKAVAQRIAKEVRRICDKSSRIQTSGQVQSWQLTLAKHRLHKCLHYYQLGSRRGRVELHSSLGAMVYRHVMPSGSEYGFDARYNLIEDFLQAFYIEAIKAFRRENELAEDYQPRTQLQLAEYMAFTEQYAKRRINLPGGNNQQLIILRAQGFARRQPQETPVDIEMAVESAKGEDAESYQRNPAVQQIRSKMIAQGHGDLSEESERDRVISELVKYLESQGQSDCIDYLSLKLQDLSAPEIDQILGLTSRQRDYLQQRFKYHVEKFAKQHQWQLVHQWLGAGLEQKLGLSSQQWETFIQVLSPQQQQILQLKAARHSDQAIAKALKCTPKQLQKRWTHLLEIAWSIRNGNSEVQTG
- a CDS encoding L-threonylcarbamoyladenylate synthase, whose amino-acid sequence is MAKIFTVHPDNPQSRRIEEIKSALSNGAVMLYPTDTVYAIGCDLNAKSAVERVRKIKQLANDKPLTFLCPSLSNVATYAFVSDTAYRLMKRLIPGPYTFLLPATKLVPRLVQNPKRKTTGIRVPNHTVCLALLEALENPIISTSAHLPSHEADNGKFSSEGEPQLSRVELFDYLDNLVDVIVDTGEEPTYQVSTILDLTGDEPMITRRGLGWEAVAAWV
- the larC gene encoding nickel pincer cofactor biosynthesis protein LarC, whose protein sequence is MSKIAYLQCPTGISGDMCLGALVSLGVPVEYLVTKLNDLGIAQEYHLRAELVQKNGQQATKVHVDLVEDDHDHHHHEHHHHHGRHLPEIELMIRQAKLPTRAEAWSLAVFQQLAVAEGAVHGVAPEKVHFHEVGAVDAIVDIVGTCLGLDWLGIDSDRSGFPLLYCAALPTGGGTVRAAHGQMAVPVPAVLKLWEMRSCPVYSNGIEKELVTPTGAAIATTLVREFGNPPSMTLKQVGLGAGTINLPIPNILRLWLGESTSLQADVRNFQEISPILEPISVLETQIDDLSPQAIGYVFEALFAAGAVDVFTQPIGMKKSRPGILLTVICHQDNLTQCEAVLFRETSTLGIRRTTQQRAILQREIQQIETKYGKVRVKVAWQGTSPDKSITNVQPEYEDCAELARQHNLPWREVHRVALQHWYS
- a CDS encoding DUF6658 family protein produces the protein MKNLTALWKNLRLRQVITVFLAGMILIVSTACSSGDVTGVNPQNPAVQAGGANNPYKNGGDKYTRNLSNNAYLPSSLLIATNPESEILYPGAETPQGRVEKEKELPIITKKNFQKPEPGNLIQNEPDLGSRVQERLETVKEQFQDASSFVKEKADEASARPELQKNPAVGR
- a CDS encoding lysylphosphatidylglycerol synthase domain-containing protein, translating into MKQFLRWLILGGTLFFVAKALKDNWVGVTTIRIDAAGWAILAIATGVTLLAHTWAGWIWTWVLRDLNQPVPSIPFIQAYLKTNIAKYLPGNVWHYYGRIMAAKNANVSGGVATISVLLEPLLMAAAALIIVVLFGSQLAVTQTNLALKILQFVILVVILCGIHPWFLNPVIRFLYRLKNKKSPNRNQPQVTINLERYPFRPLLGEVGFLGLRSLGFILTMLAIYPINLSQFPLLFGGFSIAWLLGLVVPGAPGGIGVFEATAIALLQNRFPSAVVISAIALYRLISILAETSGAALAWLDERLVKTNN
- a CDS encoding DUF167 domain-containing protein; translated protein: MQKRVKVKPNSKQQKVEEQADGSLTVYLKSPPIDGKANEELIKVLADKFDVPKSYVSIKSGFSSRQKLIEIQTEI
- a CDS encoding DUF2231 domain-containing protein codes for the protein METSDTTSASSPFPNIPPMIESDDREYRDTGVPSTVAIAGHPLHPLSVIFPIAFLAAALGSDFGYWLTRDYFWARASLWLIGLGLVGGLIAAAIGLSDFLKIERVRKRTAGWAHLILNVSILVLTLLNFILRWGDAEARILPWGLLISLVVGTLTSVSGWFGAELSYRHKIGVVGAGSKRYP